From a region of the Lactuca sativa cultivar Salinas chromosome 4, Lsat_Salinas_v11, whole genome shotgun sequence genome:
- the LOC111887624 gene encoding la-related protein 1C isoform X1, translating into MAATNFQSDDSGGGVIKNPRSPGHSQTVSSPWSTIVQGSPVMVPDAVSAAPVSVAPAPTFSSSVEEKIGNFTSDWCPPSMVPDVVSSPDDSGTDGPGSDSGGVASKKPVWNKPNGVVEAVSPVMGAVSWPALGESTKASPKSSSSESLKALGDAPLLPTLQVTGNASPLSHKHTSANNAYPSSTPNHVAPARQRSMRRGGGSSNSNPSANGVLSHTSATNHDLGTENLHNTSGKPGTPASDISPRDKPSHIESPRGNFGPQSHNGNDHQHQRSSYRRSNSGQHHNYGGKRDQDRGNHEWNQHSRSFNGRDNHMQPQRGYPRGYIRPSVHSSTPYISPQMSVPVRPFGNNMMYHDMSPVFYVQGPPPPPDALRAMPLVAPVPPPMFFAVPDPSLHARIVTQIDYYFSNENLVKDTYLRQNMDEQGWVPVSLIAGFKKVLYLTDNIQLILDAMRASTKVEVQGNKIRRRNDWMKWLINTPAHYSNLSSPRAAGQSGSQDQLVSQLHGVTLDDGVDHVGGQQAEQV; encoded by the exons atgGCCGCTACAAATTTTCAATCTGATGATAGCGGCGGCGGCGTTATAAAAAACCCTAGGTCTCCGGGACATTCACAGACGGTTTCATCTCCGTGGAGTACGATTGTGCAGGGCTCGCCGGTCATGGTACCGGATGCTGTTTCCGCGGCGCCGGTTTCTGTTGCTCCAGCACCGACGTTTTCATCTTCTGTTGAGGAGAAAATAGGTAACTTTACCTCGGATTGGTGTCCGCCTTCAATGGTGCCGGATGTAGTAAGCTCTCCGGATGATTCCGGCACTGATGGTCCGGGTTCTGACAGCGGCGGTGTTGCATCTAAGAAACCGGTATGGAATAAACCGAACGGTGTTGTTGAGGCTGTGAGCCCTGTAATGGGTGCAGTTTCTTGGCCTGCTCTCGGAGAATCCACTAAGGCTTCCCCAAAATCTTCTTCATCGGAATCCTTAAAAGCACTTGGAGATGCACCACTGCTGCCTACATTACAG GTGACAGGAAATGCATCTCCATTATCACATAAACACACAAGTGCAAACAACGCTTATCCATCTTCAACTCCAAACCATGTAGCTCCTGCAAGACAGAGATCCATGAGGCGAGGTGGTGGGAGTTCCAATTCAAATCCATCAGCTAATGGTGTTCTTTCTCACACATCAGCAACAAACCATGATTTGGGaacagaaaatctccataacaCATCCGGAAAACCTGGTACTCCTGCTTCAGACATATCTCCAAGAGACAAACCATCACACATCGAGTCACCAAGAGGAAACTTTGGGCCACAATCACACAATGGTAATGATCACCAACATCAAAGAAGCTCTTACAGAAGAAGCAATAGTGGACAACATCACAATTATGGTGGAAAGCGAGATCAAGATCGTGGAAATCATGAATGGAATCAACACAGTAGAAGCTTTAATGGAAGAGATAACCACATGCAGCCTCAGAGAGGTTACCCTAGGGGTTACATTCGACCCTCTGTACATTCTTCCACTCCATATATCTCTCCACAAATGTCTGTTCCAGTTCGCCCTTTTGGCAACAACATGATGTATCATG ATATGTCTCCTGTGTTCTATGTACAAGGTCCACCACCTCCACCAGATGCTCTGAGAGCTATGCCTCTTGTTGCTCCAGTTCCACCTCCAATGTTCTTTGCTGTTCCAGATCCATCTTTGCATGCTAGAATAGTGACCCAAATTGATTACTATTTCAG CAATGAGAATTTAGTTAAAGATACTTATTTGAGACAAAACATGGATGAACAAGGGTGGGTTCCTGTAAGCTTAATAGCTGGCTTCAAAAAG GTTTTGTATTTAACAGATAACATTCAGCTAATTCTAGATGCTATGAGAGCTTCAACCAAAGTGGAAGTCCAG GGAAACAAAATAAGAAGGCGGAATGATTGGATGAAATGGCTAATAAACACACCTGCCCACTACTCCAACTTATCAAGCCCTCGGGCAGCCGGGCAGTCGGGCAGTCAAGATCAATTAGTATCACAGCTTCATGGTGTTACACTGGATGATGGAGTTGACCATGTCGGTGGTCAACAAGCTGAGCAAGTTTGA
- the LOC111887624 gene encoding la-related protein 1C isoform X2 — MVPDAVSAAPVSVAPAPTFSSSVEEKIGNFTSDWCPPSMVPDVVSSPDDSGTDGPGSDSGGVASKKPVWNKPNGVVEAVSPVMGAVSWPALGESTKASPKSSSSESLKALGDAPLLPTLQVTGNASPLSHKHTSANNAYPSSTPNHVAPARQRSMRRGGGSSNSNPSANGVLSHTSATNHDLGTENLHNTSGKPGTPASDISPRDKPSHIESPRGNFGPQSHNGNDHQHQRSSYRRSNSGQHHNYGGKRDQDRGNHEWNQHSRSFNGRDNHMQPQRGYPRGYIRPSVHSSTPYISPQMSVPVRPFGNNMMYHDMSPVFYVQGPPPPPDALRAMPLVAPVPPPMFFAVPDPSLHARIVTQIDYYFSNENLVKDTYLRQNMDEQGWVPVSLIAGFKKVLYLTDNIQLILDAMRASTKVEVQGNKIRRRNDWMKWLINTPAHYSNLSSPRAAGQSGSQDQLVSQLHGVTLDDGVDHVGGQQAEQV; from the exons ATGGTACCGGATGCTGTTTCCGCGGCGCCGGTTTCTGTTGCTCCAGCACCGACGTTTTCATCTTCTGTTGAGGAGAAAATAGGTAACTTTACCTCGGATTGGTGTCCGCCTTCAATGGTGCCGGATGTAGTAAGCTCTCCGGATGATTCCGGCACTGATGGTCCGGGTTCTGACAGCGGCGGTGTTGCATCTAAGAAACCGGTATGGAATAAACCGAACGGTGTTGTTGAGGCTGTGAGCCCTGTAATGGGTGCAGTTTCTTGGCCTGCTCTCGGAGAATCCACTAAGGCTTCCCCAAAATCTTCTTCATCGGAATCCTTAAAAGCACTTGGAGATGCACCACTGCTGCCTACATTACAG GTGACAGGAAATGCATCTCCATTATCACATAAACACACAAGTGCAAACAACGCTTATCCATCTTCAACTCCAAACCATGTAGCTCCTGCAAGACAGAGATCCATGAGGCGAGGTGGTGGGAGTTCCAATTCAAATCCATCAGCTAATGGTGTTCTTTCTCACACATCAGCAACAAACCATGATTTGGGaacagaaaatctccataacaCATCCGGAAAACCTGGTACTCCTGCTTCAGACATATCTCCAAGAGACAAACCATCACACATCGAGTCACCAAGAGGAAACTTTGGGCCACAATCACACAATGGTAATGATCACCAACATCAAAGAAGCTCTTACAGAAGAAGCAATAGTGGACAACATCACAATTATGGTGGAAAGCGAGATCAAGATCGTGGAAATCATGAATGGAATCAACACAGTAGAAGCTTTAATGGAAGAGATAACCACATGCAGCCTCAGAGAGGTTACCCTAGGGGTTACATTCGACCCTCTGTACATTCTTCCACTCCATATATCTCTCCACAAATGTCTGTTCCAGTTCGCCCTTTTGGCAACAACATGATGTATCATG ATATGTCTCCTGTGTTCTATGTACAAGGTCCACCACCTCCACCAGATGCTCTGAGAGCTATGCCTCTTGTTGCTCCAGTTCCACCTCCAATGTTCTTTGCTGTTCCAGATCCATCTTTGCATGCTAGAATAGTGACCCAAATTGATTACTATTTCAG CAATGAGAATTTAGTTAAAGATACTTATTTGAGACAAAACATGGATGAACAAGGGTGGGTTCCTGTAAGCTTAATAGCTGGCTTCAAAAAG GTTTTGTATTTAACAGATAACATTCAGCTAATTCTAGATGCTATGAGAGCTTCAACCAAAGTGGAAGTCCAG GGAAACAAAATAAGAAGGCGGAATGATTGGATGAAATGGCTAATAAACACACCTGCCCACTACTCCAACTTATCAAGCCCTCGGGCAGCCGGGCAGTCGGGCAGTCAAGATCAATTAGTATCACAGCTTCATGGTGTTACACTGGATGATGGAGTTGACCATGTCGGTGGTCAACAAGCTGAGCAAGTTTGA